From the genome of Spirochaetota bacterium, one region includes:
- the groL gene encoding chaperonin GroEL (60 kDa chaperone family; promotes refolding of misfolded polypeptides especially under stressful conditions; forms two stacked rings of heptamers to form a barrel-shaped 14mer; ends can be capped by GroES; misfolded proteins enter the barrel where they are refolded when GroES binds): MAKIISFGETARQSLLRGIEKLANTVKVTLGPRGRNVILERKFGAPLVSNDGVTIAKEIELEEPYENMAAQLVKEVATKTNDVAGDGTTTATLLTYSIVKEGIKNVTAGTNPMMIKRGIDKASAKISEEIKKIAKQVQSSDDIKNVATISANNDTKIGDLLAQAMEKVGKDGVITVEEGKSLETTLEVVEGMQFDRGYISPYMVTNAETMTAELDNPFILIYDKKLSSVREIVPLLERVAQSGKPLLIIAEDVEGEALATLIYNKLRGGLLSVAVKAPAFGERRKAMLEDIAILTGGQVISEEKGMKLENASIDMLGRAEKVKVDKENTTIINGAGSQKDIQARIAQIKKQIQETTSDYDREKLQERLAKLSGGVAVIKVGGATEVEVKERKARIEDALHATKAAVEEGIVPGGGVTYLYLASKLDDIKIEFPEEKVGIEIVKKALEAPLYQICENAGIDGAVAVERVKNNKFGYGYNALTDKWVDDLAKEGVIDPAKVVRSAIQNAISVAALILTTETLVSEKPEKKKETPQPGMGGDFEY, from the coding sequence ATGGCGAAGATAATCTCATTTGGAGAGACAGCAAGACAGTCTCTACTTAGAGGTATTGAAAAGCTTGCTAACACCGTCAAAGTGACTTTAGGTCCAAGAGGTAGAAATGTGATCCTTGAAAGGAAGTTTGGTGCACCTCTTGTGAGTAATGACGGTGTTACTATTGCTAAAGAGATTGAACTTGAAGAACCTTATGAAAACATGGCTGCTCAACTTGTCAAAGAAGTTGCTACCAAGACTAACGATGTTGCTGGTGATGGAACTACAACCGCGACATTGCTAACATACTCCATAGTCAAGGAAGGTATCAAGAATGTTACTGCTGGAACTAACCCGATGATGATAAAGAGAGGTATTGACAAAGCCTCTGCGAAAATATCAGAAGAGATAAAGAAGATTGCCAAACAAGTTCAATCAAGCGATGATATAAAGAACGTCGCTACGATATCTGCTAACAATGACACAAAGATTGGTGATCTTCTGGCACAGGCAATGGAAAAGGTTGGTAAAGATGGTGTTATAACTGTTGAAGAGGGAAAATCTCTTGAAACAACACTTGAAGTCGTTGAAGGAATGCAATTTGATAGAGGATACATTTCACCATATATGGTTACCAACGCAGAGACGATGACCGCTGAACTTGACAACCCATTTATACTAATCTATGATAAGAAATTGTCTTCTGTTAGGGAGATTGTTCCTCTTCTTGAGAGAGTTGCTCAATCAGGTAAACCTTTACTCATAATTGCAGAAGATGTTGAAGGTGAAGCACTTGCTACTTTGATATACAATAAGCTAAGAGGAGGGCTTTTGAGTGTAGCAGTCAAGGCTCCTGCTTTCGGTGAGAGAAGAAAAGCAATGCTTGAGGATATTGCGATACTCACAGGTGGTCAAGTAATTTCTGAAGAGAAAGGTATGAAACTAGAGAATGCTAGTATAGATATGCTCGGAAGAGCAGAGAAAGTTAAGGTTGATAAGGAAAATACTACCATTATAAATGGTGCTGGTAGCCAGAAAGATATTCAGGCAAGGATAGCACAGATAAAGAAGCAAATTCAAGAAACTACATCTGATTATGATAGAGAGAAATTGCAAGAGAGGCTTGCTAAACTATCAGGTGGTGTTGCAGTTATAAAGGTTGGTGGCGCTACTGAAGTAGAAGTAAAGGAGAGAAAGGCAAGAATAGAAGATGCTCTACACGCAACCAAAGCAGCAGTTGAGGAAGGAATAGTTCCTGGTGGAGGTGTTACATACCTATATCTCGCTTCTAAACTAGACGACATAAAGATTGAATTCCCTGAAGAGAAAGTTGGTATAGAGATTGTTAAGAAAGCGTTAGAAGCACCTCTCTATCAGATATGTGAGAATGCTGGTATTGATGGAGCAGTAGCAGTTGAGAGAGTTAAGAACAACAAGTTTGGTTATGGGTATAACGCACTAACTGATAAGTGGGTTGATGACCTTGCAAAAGAAGGTGTTATTGATCCAGCAAAGGTTGTAAGAAGTGCTATACAGAATGCGATAAGTGTTGCTGCTCTAATCCTAACAACTGAAACACTAGTTTCAGAAAAACCAGAAAAGAAGAAAGAAACTCCTCAACCCGGAATGGGCGGAGATTTTGAATACTAG
- a CDS encoding HAD family hydrolase produces the protein MPRVEGFIFDLDGTLLDTLDDIVDAGNSVLSQLGITPVDKEHYREFIGDGVNELFRKLLEYRKALSEEKLQICVSLMKEAYSKNYLNKTRPYDGIYEMLDYLYRNNYKLSILSNKQHFFTNELVKHFFSNFKFVVVRGIESSEDRKPNPRLAIEIANTMGIPPQKIMFVGDSINDIITARNCEMIPVGVSWGFKNYEEILSYKPSYILNNPMDIRRILEEY, from the coding sequence ATGCCTAGAGTAGAAGGATTTATATTTGACCTTGATGGAACATTACTTGACACACTTGACGATATAGTTGATGCTGGGAACTCAGTGCTATCCCAACTAGGAATTACACCAGTAGATAAAGAACATTATAGGGAATTTATAGGAGATGGTGTGAATGAACTATTTAGAAAATTACTAGAATACAGAAAAGCTCTCTCGGAAGAAAAACTCCAAATATGTGTATCCTTAATGAAAGAAGCATACTCAAAAAACTATTTAAACAAGACAAGGCCCTACGACGGTATATATGAAATGTTAGATTATTTGTACAGAAATAACTACAAATTATCAATTCTATCAAACAAACAACACTTTTTTACGAATGAGTTGGTAAAACATTTCTTCAGTAATTTCAAATTCGTTGTGGTAAGAGGTATAGAAAGTTCTGAAGACAGAAAGCCAAACCCAAGGTTAGCCATTGAGATAGCAAACACTATGGGAATACCTCCTCAAAAAATAATGTTCGTAGGCGACAGTATAAACGATATCATCACAGCTAGAAACTGTGAAATGATACCTGTTGGCGTATCTTGGGGGTTCAAGAACTACGAAGAGATTTTATCATATAAACCTAGTTACATACTAAACAATCCAATGGATATTAGAAGGATATTAGAAGAATATTAG
- a CDS encoding flagellar filament outer layer protein FlaA, producing the protein MTRVSKMSIILLLMTLLMSNIGFSFGFTEIGRKTVNLQTVLISDFGDEYDKSKDIEWSANFSYFAPRIKDPQTGEEVVDKTYCDYKYFPGHPSGLLETIMAKQTNVFGVKSAFLRRGFNWIDITPNKPIDFVGVAKTIDFWVWGGNYNWVMDIYVKDYKGYTYRIEAGTIKHIGWKNFLVTIPNYIPQYEPYVPFSRPLKLTKIRLTAAPTERADKFYVYFDYLQLQTDVYMERFDGDDLGKIAW; encoded by the coding sequence ATGACGAGAGTATCAAAAATGAGCATAATATTACTTTTAATGACATTATTGATGTCTAATATAGGTTTCTCTTTTGGATTTACCGAGATTGGTAGAAAAACTGTTAACTTACAGACAGTGTTAATATCGGATTTTGGTGATGAGTATGACAAATCTAAAGATATAGAGTGGTCTGCTAACTTTTCCTACTTTGCCCCTAGGATAAAAGACCCTCAAACAGGTGAGGAGGTTGTTGATAAAACTTACTGCGACTATAAGTATTTCCCCGGTCATCCCTCAGGACTTTTGGAGACAATAATGGCGAAGCAGACAAATGTCTTTGGAGTTAAATCTGCTTTTTTACGAAGAGGCTTTAACTGGATAGATATTACTCCTAACAAACCTATTGATTTTGTTGGTGTTGCGAAAACTATTGACTTCTGGGTCTGGGGTGGAAACTACAACTGGGTTATGGATATATATGTTAAAGACTACAAAGGCTACACCTATAGGATAGAGGCAGGAACGATAAAACACATAGGTTGGAAGAACTTTTTGGTTACCATCCCTAACTATATTCCTCAATATGAACCTTATGTTCCCTTCTCAAGACCACTAAAGTTAACTAAGATAAGACTTACTGCAGCGCCTACTGAAAGAGCAGATAAGTTTTATGTTTATTTTGACTACTTGCAATTACAGACTGATGTGTATATGGAAAGATTTGACGGTGATGACCTTGGTAAAATTGCTTGGTAA
- the efp gene encoding elongation factor P — protein sequence MPGVEAASLRRNNIVFIDGKYYLVIDNQHIKLGRGGANSRLKLKSIETGNIIEKTFGSDTLIEKPDVEIKEMSVVYIDQDNISVMDNDTYEQYEITKQALGDTLLYVKEGVNVTGYINNGRIITILPPDFIELEVVDTDPGLRGDTVSGGSKPAKLETGLVIQVPLFVQIGDKVKVDTRDNRYVERVK from the coding sequence ATGCCAGGCGTTGAAGCAGCATCTTTGAGGAGAAACAATATCGTTTTTATTGATGGTAAGTATTACCTCGTAATTGACAACCAACATATAAAACTGGGAAGAGGTGGTGCAAACTCAAGACTCAAACTAAAATCAATTGAGACAGGAAATATTATTGAGAAAACCTTCGGTTCAGATACTCTTATAGAGAAACCAGATGTTGAAATAAAGGAAATGAGTGTTGTTTATATTGATCAGGACAATATAAGTGTGATGGATAACGACACATACGAACAGTATGAGATAACAAAACAGGCTTTAGGTGATACACTATTATACGTCAAGGAAGGAGTTAATGTTACTGGATATATTAACAACGGTAGAATAATAACTATACTTCCTCCAGACTTTATAGAACTTGAGGTAGTGGATACAGATCCAGGACTGAGGGGGGACACAGTAAGTGGCGGGTCAAAACCTGCTAAACTTGAGACAGGTCTAGTGATCCAGGTTCCCTTATTCGTTCAGATAGGTGACAAGGTAAAGGTTGATACAAGAGATAATAGGTATGTAGAGAGAGTTAAATGA
- a CDS encoding polysaccharide deacetylase family protein — protein sequence MSRLVLLIVLILCLYCHNYLYAKSVVLCYHKVGYSIDDIYSILPEMLEEQIRQIRSFGIDIVGIDYFTNSYSFTNYSVSFTFDDGWRLPRSVINFFKKEGIKTTFFIYPSVIGGRGFFSWNELKELSENGFIIGSHGYSHIFLKGLSNSVLYREVVMSKEYIQKKLGTEVFALAYPFGVADTKSYTVASKTYKLSFIVEDQPIRDLRKTYRLPRYIVFNHTTLGQFREILDSLYDVSNLDYKFYRISSVVKGSSAKLYHFPVDYPEMSVVVIPSLSVGVSWFLPMIDRLREFNIDVWVFYSEVYGFPFYKYEVYYESILELSADAISLSLSKAISIIPSKRLVAITWGDGFDLLVYSILTHGLQERISKIISINPSLVGGTDLKTLQANVLLYKKLLSEKKYDFDNIREGIRTSVLLNLASLRPLSKTPFKKLFGERNNLEVLLYNLSENVNLRLNSLGMTNFIEIIQKIQMSPFYPFAFVQPIPYLLGINEFWLRVSKVSNNFSEVFVFYNEMFEKNFDKITNVFGGEGEKVNLSTVEIFVSDDVSRKILSLVKKSSSEDDSLTTPKDYEQQTNILVDRK from the coding sequence ATGTCACGATTGGTATTACTCATTGTTTTGATCCTTTGTCTATATTGTCATAACTACTTATACGCTAAAAGTGTTGTATTGTGCTATCATAAGGTAGGTTATTCAATTGATGACATATATTCCATCCTACCAGAGATGTTAGAAGAACAGATTAGGCAAATTAGAAGTTTTGGAATAGATATAGTAGGTATAGATTACTTCACAAACTCATACAGCTTTACAAACTACTCTGTTTCATTCACATTTGATGATGGATGGAGATTACCAAGGAGTGTAATTAATTTCTTCAAGAAGGAAGGCATAAAAACGACCTTCTTTATTTATCCATCAGTTATAGGTGGTAGAGGCTTCTTTTCTTGGAATGAATTAAAGGAACTATCAGAGAATGGGTTTATAATAGGATCTCATGGCTATTCACATATCTTCTTGAAAGGTCTATCCAACAGTGTATTATACAGAGAGGTTGTAATGTCAAAGGAGTATATACAGAAAAAATTAGGCACCGAGGTTTTTGCTTTGGCTTATCCATTTGGTGTTGCGGACACCAAGTCATACACTGTTGCTTCAAAGACTTACAAATTGTCATTTATCGTTGAGGATCAACCAATTAGAGATTTAAGAAAGACTTACAGACTGCCTAGATACATAGTATTCAACCACACTACTCTAGGTCAGTTCAGAGAAATACTGGATAGTCTATACGATGTATCAAATCTTGACTACAAATTCTACCGAATAAGCAGTGTGGTTAAAGGTTCTTCGGCAAAGTTATATCATTTTCCTGTTGATTACCCAGAGATGTCTGTTGTTGTAATACCTTCATTATCCGTTGGTGTTTCGTGGTTTCTACCGATGATTGATAGATTGAGAGAGTTCAACATTGATGTATGGGTGTTTTACAGTGAGGTATACGGGTTCCCGTTCTACAAGTATGAAGTTTATTATGAATCAATACTTGAGTTATCTGCTGATGCTATCAGTCTTTCCCTATCAAAAGCAATAAGTATTATTCCTTCCAAGAGATTGGTTGCAATAACTTGGGGTGATGGCTTTGATCTTCTTGTGTATTCAATATTAACTCACGGATTACAGGAGAGGATATCAAAGATAATATCAATCAATCCTTCACTAGTCGGAGGTACAGACCTGAAGACACTACAAGCAAATGTATTACTATATAAAAAACTGCTATCCGAAAAGAAGTATGATTTTGATAATATCAGAGAAGGTATAAGAACTTCTGTGTTGCTTAACTTAGCATCACTCAGACCTCTATCAAAAACACCGTTCAAGAAGCTCTTTGGTGAAAGAAATAATCTTGAAGTTCTTTTGTATAACTTGAGTGAGAATGTTAATTTAAGATTAAACTCACTTGGTATGACTAATTTTATTGAGATTATACAAAAAATTCAGATGTCACCATTTTATCCATTTGCTTTCGTCCAACCTATACCATACCTTCTAGGGATAAACGAGTTTTGGTTAAGAGTTAGTAAAGTATCCAATAATTTTAGTGAAGTGTTTGTCTTTTACAATGAGATGTTTGAGAAGAATTTTGATAAGATAACAAATGTTTTCGGTGGTGAAGGAGAGAAGGTAAATCTATCAACCGTAGAGATTTTTGTCTCGGATGATGTATCAAGAAAGATATTAAGTCTGGTTAAGAAATCTTCTTCTGAAGACGATAGCCTAACAACTCCTAAAGACTATGAACAGCAAACGAATATCCTAGTTGACAGAAAATGA
- a CDS encoding flagellar filament outer layer protein FlaA, protein MKRITILILAFSLFFGVGGYSQQGQNNQQNQQQTQQTEESAEYLKGFKILGEPTEAEIKDTAKQMIQPVLVEDFEVPGDWEVQISRDFGVVSFMNRDGFPKALADIKDKNNKVFGVKINFFKRGPAEILIRPVRQIKIPGITKKLKLWVVGRNYTHTLRVVVRDYLGREKEVTIGKINFSGWKLLEVNIPEFIEQENYKVSEERGLSLTGIKIVCDMTDIVPGRPFYIYFDYLTAETDLFVEKFREIDDMSDLW, encoded by the coding sequence ATGAAAAGGATAACTATTTTGATATTAGCTTTTTCATTGTTCTTCGGTGTTGGGGGATATTCCCAACAGGGACAGAATAACCAACAAAACCAACAGCAGACACAGCAAACAGAAGAGAGTGCAGAATATCTGAAAGGGTTTAAGATATTGGGAGAACCTACTGAAGCAGAGATAAAAGATACCGCAAAACAGATGATACAACCTGTTTTGGTTGAAGATTTTGAAGTTCCTGGAGATTGGGAAGTTCAGATATCAAGAGACTTTGGCGTAGTATCGTTTATGAACAGAGATGGGTTCCCTAAAGCACTGGCTGATATAAAGGACAAAAATAACAAAGTTTTTGGTGTAAAAATAAATTTCTTTAAGCGAGGACCAGCTGAAATATTAATAAGACCTGTAAGGCAGATAAAAATACCTGGAATAACTAAAAAACTCAAATTATGGGTGGTAGGTAGAAATTATACTCATACTCTTAGGGTTGTTGTAAGAGACTACTTGGGTAGAGAAAAAGAAGTGACTATTGGTAAGATTAACTTCTCAGGATGGAAGCTTCTTGAGGTAAATATACCTGAGTTTATTGAACAAGAAAATTACAAAGTATCAGAAGAGAGAGGTCTCAGTCTGACAGGTATAAAAATTGTGTGTGATATGACTGATATAGTTCCTGGGAGACCGTTCTATATATACTTTGATTATCTTACCGCAGAAACTGACTTATTCGTTGAGAAGTTTAGAGAGATTGATGATATGTCAGACCTATGGTAA
- a CDS encoding nucleotide sugar dehydrogenase yields MVVNENVIACIGAGYVGGPTMAVIAYKCPHLKVIVVDINKDRIDRWNSDNLPVYEPGLDDIVREVRGKNLFFSTDIPSAIKEAGIIFVSVNTPTKEYGEGRGMAPDISNLENSSRQILQYAEGDKIVVEKSTVPVRAAEAIEKVLSTSKKYHFEVISNPEFLAEGSAIRDLLYPDRVLIGSKETPEGIEARNKLVSIYANWVPMEKIITSNIWSSELSKLASNAFLAQRISSINALSELCEKVGADIEEVSRNVGLDSRIGSKFLKASVGFGGSCFKKDILNLVYICKTYGLDEVADYWLKVVEINEHQKSRFIINMIREMSFTLANKRIALFGFAFKANTNDTRESPAITVAKRLLEEKAIVNIYDPKAIENAKNDLHNVKGSVNYFDDPYEAVKDADAIAVMTEWELFKELDYEKVFSLMRKPAYVFDGRNILDHKLLYSIGFNVYPIGKPPLTHFSRE; encoded by the coding sequence ATGGTTGTAAATGAAAATGTCATTGCTTGTATTGGAGCTGGATATGTTGGTGGACCAACTATGGCAGTGATTGCATACAAGTGTCCACATCTTAAAGTGATAGTTGTTGATATAAACAAAGATAGAATAGATAGATGGAACTCTGACAATCTACCGGTTTATGAACCGGGATTAGATGATATTGTTAGAGAAGTAAGAGGTAAAAATCTATTTTTCTCAACGGATATACCATCCGCTATAAAGGAAGCTGGTATAATATTCGTCAGTGTTAATACTCCAACCAAAGAGTATGGTGAGGGTAGGGGTATGGCTCCTGACATTAGCAATCTTGAGAACTCTTCAAGACAGATACTTCAGTATGCTGAAGGAGATAAGATTGTAGTTGAAAAAAGCACTGTCCCAGTAAGAGCAGCAGAAGCAATTGAAAAAGTTTTAAGTACTTCAAAAAAGTATCACTTTGAGGTAATCTCAAATCCTGAGTTTTTGGCTGAAGGTAGTGCTATAAGAGATCTTCTATATCCTGATAGAGTTTTGATAGGTTCTAAAGAAACTCCTGAAGGAATAGAAGCAAGAAACAAACTGGTGTCAATTTATGCAAACTGGGTTCCGATGGAGAAGATTATAACATCAAATATCTGGAGTTCTGAACTTTCAAAACTAGCCTCAAATGCATTTCTAGCGCAGAGAATATCATCTATAAATGCTCTGTCGGAATTGTGTGAGAAGGTTGGTGCAGATATTGAAGAAGTTTCAAGAAATGTTGGTTTGGATAGTAGGATTGGTAGTAAGTTCTTGAAGGCTAGTGTCGGTTTTGGTGGCTCTTGCTTCAAGAAAGATATCCTAAACCTTGTTTATATTTGTAAAACCTATGGTCTTGACGAAGTTGCAGACTATTGGCTTAAAGTAGTTGAGATAAATGAACACCAGAAGAGTAGGTTTATTATCAATATGATAAGAGAGATGTCATTTACACTGGCAAACAAGAGGATAGCACTCTTTGGTTTTGCGTTCAAAGCTAATACGAATGATACACGAGAAAGTCCTGCTATAACAGTAGCTAAGAGACTTCTAGAAGAAAAAGCAATTGTAAATATTTACGACCCAAAAGCGATAGAAAATGCAAAAAATGATCTTCACAACGTTAAGGGTTCGGTAAATTACTTTGATGACCCGTATGAGGCGGTTAAGGATGCCGATGCTATCGCAGTTATGACTGAATGGGAATTATTCAAAGAGTTGGACTACGAAAAAGTTTTCTCACTTATGAGGAAACCAGCATATGTATTTGATGGCAGGAATATATTGGATCATAAACTCCTCTACTCAATTGGTTTTAATGTTTATCCAATAGGGAAACCACCCCTTACACATTTTAGCAGGGAGTAG
- a CDS encoding isoprenylcysteine carboxylmethyltransferase family protein → MDGILTIGRILFWLFVVLWWVLDIYVLFVKKNFYSKVLDRKSRLVVIFLILTGVILAIAPEDFRATWRSREFGLFQLIGTFVIMTGVLVRLSAIITLGKHFTPDIGVSNERKIVKKGLYKWIRHPSYTGEIIAFIGVGIVFQHIPSSIFIVLFPTIAFIYRAMVEEKALIKEFGDEYIQYMKETRMFI, encoded by the coding sequence ATGGATGGTATTCTTACCATAGGTAGAATATTATTCTGGTTATTTGTTGTGCTTTGGTGGGTTTTGGATATTTATGTGCTATTTGTGAAAAAGAATTTTTACTCAAAGGTTTTAGACAGGAAGAGTAGGTTAGTGGTTATATTTCTTATCCTGACAGGGGTTATCCTAGCGATAGCTCCAGAAGATTTTAGAGCAACCTGGAGGAGTAGAGAATTCGGATTATTTCAACTTATAGGAACATTTGTAATAATGACTGGTGTTTTAGTCAGGCTTTCAGCAATTATAACACTTGGTAAGCATTTTACTCCAGACATAGGGGTTTCCAATGAGAGAAAGATAGTTAAGAAGGGGCTCTACAAGTGGATAAGACATCCAAGTTATACAGGAGAGATAATAGCATTTATAGGAGTAGGTATAGTATTTCAACACATACCATCGTCAATCTTTATAGTTCTGTTCCCAACAATAGCTTTCATATACAGAGCGATGGTTGAAGAGAAAGCCCTGATAAAGGAATTCGGTGATGAATACATACAGTATATGAAAGAAACTAGAATGTTTATATGA
- the dnaN gene encoding DNA polymerase III subunit beta, which yields MKIKILSKDLEKLLKPVVKASSSNKTLQILNHIYFEAKGDEITIVGANPEYTVKIAEKGDIDANGSFLILGDKFLQIIKSLSDMEIIITSEDSSISIRAGDSINFSLQTFPIEEYPKQILDVIETTYNFDVSQGDIKKAIKKLIKFCSSDASIQAIFTGFLFDLRESGDLTLVTTDTKRMGVYRSSYKAEKDTKNIKFVVPKQTLEILYDALLDEGPLNVGINYDDDGNVKNVVFKVPSMTISSSVISGNFPNYEMVIPSMLNNYAIINRKSLEEAIKRVSIISDKETNRVIFSFNRDNLKIEVQNNILGYAHEFVPCRYLGNPESVHFNYEFILEYLSVLDAEEFYWGFNHYDSGNKMWSDDEKDFIYVCMPLRRT from the coding sequence ATGAAAATTAAGATACTATCAAAGGATCTAGAAAAACTTTTGAAACCGGTCGTTAAAGCATCATCCTCAAACAAGACATTACAGATACTTAATCATATATACTTTGAAGCAAAAGGTGATGAAATAACCATAGTTGGTGCTAATCCTGAATATACAGTAAAAATCGCAGAAAAAGGAGATATTGACGCAAATGGAAGTTTTCTTATACTTGGCGATAAGTTCTTACAGATAATAAAGTCTCTATCAGATATGGAAATTATAATAACTAGTGAAGATAGTTCTATATCAATAAGAGCAGGTGATAGTATCAATTTTTCGCTTCAAACCTTTCCAATTGAAGAGTATCCTAAACAGATACTTGATGTGATTGAAACTACTTACAACTTTGATGTCTCTCAAGGCGATATTAAGAAAGCGATAAAGAAACTTATAAAATTCTGTTCTTCTGACGCTTCAATTCAGGCTATCTTTACAGGTTTCTTGTTTGACTTGAGAGAAAGTGGAGATCTTACACTCGTTACAACGGATACCAAAAGAATGGGTGTTTATAGGTCATCCTACAAGGCAGAGAAAGATACCAAAAATATAAAGTTTGTAGTTCCAAAACAGACACTAGAAATTCTCTATGATGCTCTACTAGACGAAGGACCTTTGAATGTTGGAATAAACTATGATGATGACGGTAACGTCAAGAATGTCGTTTTTAAAGTTCCTTCAATGACAATCTCTTCTTCAGTCATATCTGGAAATTTTCCAAACTACGAGATGGTTATACCTTCAATGCTTAATAACTACGCAATCATAAACCGCAAATCGCTTGAAGAAGCAATAAAGAGAGTTTCCATAATATCAGACAAGGAAACAAATAGAGTTATATTTAGTTTTAATAGAGACAATCTAAAGATAGAGGTTCAGAATAACATACTAGGCTATGCTCATGAGTTTGTTCCTTGTAGGTATCTTGGTAACCCCGAAAGCGTTCATTTCAACTACGAGTTTATACTTGAATATCTATCCGTTTTAGACGCTGAAGAGTTCTACTGGGGATTTAACCATTACGACTCAGGGAATAAGATGTGGTCGGACGATGAAAAAGATTTTATATATGTCTGTATGCCATTGAGGAGGACTTGA
- a CDS encoding SDR family oxidoreductase, with the protein MNKRILVTGGAGFIGSHLCERLLNEGNEVICVDNFFTGRKGNISHLLNNPRFEVITHDIINPLSLAVDEIYNFASPASPPHYQYDPIFTLKTNVIGTLNMVELARMYNAKIMQASTSEVYGDPLEHPQREEYRGNVNPIGPRACYDEGKRASETICFDYWRKYGISIKVIRIFNTYGPRMREDDGRVVSNFVVQALKGEDITVYGDGSQTRSFCYVSDLIDGIILMMNSEEGFRGPVNLGNPGEFRIIELAEMVLKMTGSKSKIVYKPLPEDDPKMRRPDITLAKNKLGWEPKVPLVEGLKETIAYFKKFLNI; encoded by the coding sequence ATGAATAAGAGGATATTAGTAACGGGAGGAGCTGGATTTATCGGAAGCCACCTGTGTGAAAGGTTGTTGAACGAAGGAAATGAAGTTATATGTGTTGATAATTTCTTCACTGGTCGTAAAGGCAACATATCTCATTTACTTAATAACCCTAGGTTTGAAGTGATAACACATGATATAATAAATCCTTTGAGTTTAGCAGTTGATGAGATTTATAACTTTGCTTCACCTGCTTCTCCACCCCATTACCAATATGACCCTATATTCACTTTGAAAACGAATGTTATTGGAACTCTGAATATGGTAGAACTTGCTAGGATGTATAATGCTAAGATAATGCAGGCATCTACTTCTGAAGTCTATGGAGACCCTCTTGAGCATCCGCAGAGAGAAGAGTATAGAGGAAATGTTAATCCTATTGGACCTAGAGCTTGCTACGACGAGGGTAAGAGAGCAAGTGAGACTATATGTTTTGACTACTGGAGAAAGTATGGAATTAGTATAAAGGTAATAAGGATATTTAATACTTACGGACCTAGGATGCGAGAGGATGATGGTAGGGTAGTTAGCAACTTTGTAGTTCAGGCACTCAAAGGTGAGGATATAACCGTCTATGGTGATGGTAGTCAAACTAGAAGCTTCTGTTATGTATCTGACTTGATTGATGGTATAATTCTAATGATGAATTCTGAAGAAGGTTTTAGAGGACCTGTAAATCTTGGAAATCCTGGTGAGTTTAGAATTATAGAACTTGCCGAGATGGTTTTGAAAATGACAGGTTCAAAATCAAAGATCGTGTATAAGCCTCTACCTGAAGACGATCCAAAGATGAGAAGACCTGATATAACGCTAGCAAAAAATAAACTTGGCTGGGAACCTAAAGTTCCTCTTGTGGAGGGGCTTAAAGAAACAATAGCGTATTTCAAAAAATTCTTAAACATTTAG